The Desulfatitalea tepidiphila genome window below encodes:
- a CDS encoding histidine kinase N-terminal 7TM domain-containing protein, protein MPFFDQPYTLLLLAAVGISTILAIAALKNRPTLGNHAFGALMVSVAMWALLTIFEVASYDHQTKVFSGDLKYLFIAIVPVAWFIFSLYYANRIRALKLGHLFWLAAIPLVTVVLVATNGLHHLMFQSMTSFRDGDFYLISRKFGIWFWIHTAYSYALLFMGFAFIAKSLMDAQRIYRSQVISLLIAAGAPWLCNVLFLTGAHPFPRLDLTPFAFSISGLAIMWGIIRYRLLDIVPIARDFVIQNMRDGVIVIDTHRRVLDMNSAAAQLAEVRQADVIGRDVDQIISWLPEMTLPSDPQKSGPPATVSIQYNGVRRFLEVDASMLRENEKLTGHLVILRDITEAMAAQEALRRSEERFKSLSENAPVIIVILDVAGIITYVNPTWEKILGHAKDAVEGRPFTDFINDEERRRCNQIYQRLMSGKQTMAESSVRVQSESGEMHIFDFTASVNSDQEGRITGFIGIAKDTTEETRLQSQLMQSQKMEAIGTLAGGIAHDFNNILMGMQANVSLLRIEAGNDALAREKLRRIEDQIQSGASLTRQLLGYARKGQSVIRPVDLHQLIEDTLNVVQRTNKKIRIHRHLEARPPILNADQGQMEVVLLNLFINAVDAMPNSGELTVATRRLLDEELKEQWGELSPGPYIEIRIADTGIGMDETTIKRIFEPFFTTKEIGRGTGLGLASVYGVVKSHHGHIRVASGLGEGATFLLLFPAAGDALPKPREKTPVPLIGSNGRNVLVVDDEAVILEYVGELVEGLGFKALLSTSGQEAIRIYEARSDVIDVVILDMIMPEMDGYEVFTALSALNPNLKVIIASGSEMDDRSKKILEQGRHFFLKKPFTLDEMVSAFACVLGVPPTCAAPENPMVHGDRPNPH, encoded by the coding sequence ATGCCCTTTTTCGATCAACCGTACACGCTTTTGCTGCTGGCAGCGGTAGGTATTTCGACGATTCTCGCCATTGCGGCGCTTAAAAACCGCCCGACCTTGGGCAATCACGCCTTTGGGGCCCTCATGGTGTCCGTGGCCATGTGGGCCTTATTGACGATCTTCGAAGTCGCCTCGTATGATCATCAAACTAAAGTATTCAGCGGGGACCTGAAGTATCTCTTCATTGCCATCGTCCCGGTGGCATGGTTCATCTTCAGCCTCTATTATGCCAATCGGATCCGCGCCCTGAAATTGGGACACCTGTTCTGGCTGGCCGCAATTCCGTTGGTGACCGTGGTATTGGTGGCCACCAACGGGCTTCATCATCTGATGTTTCAGAGTATGACCTCCTTTCGCGACGGTGATTTTTATCTCATTTCACGAAAATTCGGCATCTGGTTCTGGATTCACACCGCCTATTCCTATGCATTGCTGTTCATGGGATTTGCCTTCATCGCCAAATCCCTGATGGATGCCCAACGCATTTACCGCAGCCAGGTCATTTCGCTGTTGATTGCGGCCGGTGCACCCTGGCTGTGCAACGTCCTGTTCCTCACCGGAGCCCATCCTTTCCCCCGTCTCGACCTGACCCCCTTTGCCTTCAGCATCAGCGGTCTGGCCATCATGTGGGGCATCATCCGCTATCGACTGCTCGATATCGTTCCCATTGCACGCGATTTTGTCATTCAGAACATGCGGGACGGCGTTATCGTCATCGATACCCATCGTCGTGTTCTCGATATGAATTCAGCCGCCGCGCAACTGGCCGAAGTGCGGCAAGCCGATGTCATCGGTCGGGATGTGGACCAGATCATCTCCTGGTTACCTGAAATGACCCTGCCCAGCGATCCACAAAAATCGGGACCGCCGGCCACTGTTTCGATCCAATACAACGGGGTACGGCGGTTCCTCGAGGTCGACGCATCGATGTTGCGCGAAAACGAAAAACTAACCGGTCACCTGGTGATCCTCAGGGACATCACGGAGGCCATGGCCGCCCAGGAGGCACTGCGCCGCAGCGAAGAGCGCTTTAAATCGCTCAGCGAAAATGCGCCGGTCATCATCGTCATCCTCGACGTCGCCGGGATCATCACCTACGTCAATCCCACATGGGAAAAAATCCTGGGCCATGCCAAGGATGCCGTTGAAGGCCGCCCTTTCACCGATTTTATCAACGATGAGGAGCGTCGGCGCTGCAACCAGATCTACCAGCGCCTGATGAGCGGCAAGCAAACCATGGCGGAAAGCAGTGTACGGGTTCAGAGCGAATCCGGGGAAATGCACATTTTCGACTTCACGGCATCGGTCAACTCCGATCAGGAGGGGCGCATCACCGGCTTCATCGGTATTGCCAAGGACACCACCGAAGAAACCCGCCTGCAATCCCAGTTGATGCAGTCGCAGAAAATGGAGGCGATCGGCACCCTGGCCGGCGGCATCGCCCACGATTTCAACAACATTCTTATGGGCATGCAGGCCAACGTCTCGCTGCTGCGGATAGAAGCCGGCAACGACGCCCTGGCACGCGAGAAACTCAGGCGGATCGAGGACCAGATCCAATCCGGCGCCTCGCTCACCCGCCAACTGCTCGGATATGCCCGCAAGGGACAGTCGGTCATTCGTCCCGTCGATTTACATCAGTTGATCGAGGATACCCTGAACGTGGTTCAGCGGACCAACAAGAAAATCCGTATTCATCGTCATCTGGAGGCACGACCGCCGATCTTGAATGCCGACCAGGGGCAGATGGAGGTGGTGCTTCTCAATCTCTTCATCAACGCCGTGGATGCCATGCCCAACAGCGGAGAGTTGACCGTCGCCACCCGCAGGCTCCTGGACGAGGAGTTGAAGGAGCAGTGGGGCGAACTGAGCCCAGGGCCCTATATCGAAATCAGGATCGCCGATACGGGTATCGGCATGGATGAAACCACGATCAAACGCATATTCGAGCCATTTTTCACCACCAAGGAGATTGGACGCGGTACCGGACTGGGCCTGGCCTCGGTCTACGGTGTCGTCAAGAGCCATCACGGCCACATCCGGGTTGCTTCCGGCCTGGGTGAAGGCGCCACTTTTCTGCTGCTTTTTCCGGCCGCCGGCGACGCGTTACCCAAACCCAGGGAAAAGACGCCCGTACCGCTCATCGGCAGCAACGGCAGAAACGTCCTGGTGGTGGACGATGAGGCGGTGATTCTGGAATATGTCGGTGAATTGGTCGAAGGCCTTGGATTCAAGGCCCTCCTCTCCACGAGCGGTCAAGAGGCGATACGCATCTATGAAGCCAGGTCCGATGTCATCGATGTGGTCATTCTGGATATGATCATGCCCGAAATGGATGGATATGAAGTGTTCACGGCCCTCTCTGCCTTGAACCCAAACCTTAAGGTGATCATTGCCAGTGGTTCAGAAATGGACGATCGCTCCAAAAAAATCCTGGAACAGGGGCGGCACTTTTTTCTCAAGAAGCCGTTTACCCTCGATGAAATGGTCTCGGCCTTCGCCTGCGTCCTCGGTGTGCCCCCCACCTGTGCGGCGCCCGAAAACCCCATGGTGCATGGCGACCGCCCGAACCCGCACTAA
- a CDS encoding HAMP domain-containing histidine kinase produces the protein MRFIETILTLKAKLVFLFLTLAIGPLIVIGAFSIDTTEALIKRLVLRQLENVAADKAAILERWLDERKQDLQVIAGTSILKSMDPTAIVPYLALIQEHYGVYRNITVVSADDEMIVSTEGPYSAIDFIRNHSGGRDGLFMSNISYLSEEKESIFYIAAPIFHLNRRLGMVYGTVGTHSIINTILRVSLGQTGECYLVDNEGRFLVHKEPRRILSENISQSASFKNIFGNRDRIDDTYLDYRNIEVLGTSQKVGGTDWYIVVEQDREEAFQSVEKLKNQVYLTLLLAASSALLLTWVISFHVVRPIRALSRSAQTLANADEDIGDIPDARTNRQDEIGLLCRAFTDMALKIRERQDNLEHQFNLKEAELKETGHTLKQFQLIAERSEKFAALGRLGAAVAHEIRTPLTSLKLFLESVEAEIEISPEYAEDFTVAMGQIARIEAAINRLLEFTKPKDMFFTRLDVGRLITDVVSIIKPLANKQECTIKIDVEEALPPIDADQKLLEEALINLFINALEAMPDHGRIAVSAARDTFEAEGGLRSCIRIDISDSGQGIADQQLDLIFDPFFTTKAAGTGLGLPMVLNTIKRHGGEIRVCNQVGGTVFSLFLPITAPTPEAYGKDSAH, from the coding sequence TTGAGGTTCATCGAAACCATACTCACGCTGAAAGCCAAACTGGTGTTCCTGTTTCTCACCCTGGCCATCGGCCCACTGATCGTCATCGGTGCCTTTTCCATCGACACCACCGAAGCGCTGATCAAGCGGCTGGTGCTGCGCCAGCTGGAAAATGTCGCGGCCGATAAAGCCGCGATCCTGGAAAGATGGCTGGACGAACGCAAACAGGATCTGCAAGTCATCGCCGGCACATCGATCCTCAAAAGTATGGATCCGACGGCCATCGTCCCCTACCTGGCGCTCATTCAAGAACACTACGGGGTTTACAGGAACATAACGGTCGTTTCCGCCGACGACGAGATGATCGTCAGCACCGAGGGCCCCTATTCCGCAATTGATTTTATCCGCAACCATTCCGGCGGCCGGGATGGGCTCTTCATGTCCAACATCAGCTACCTGTCCGAAGAAAAGGAATCCATTTTTTACATCGCCGCCCCGATTTTCCATCTGAATCGACGCCTCGGCATGGTCTACGGCACTGTCGGCACCCACAGCATCATCAACACCATTTTGCGTGTCTCTCTGGGCCAAACCGGCGAATGTTATCTCGTGGACAACGAAGGACGCTTTCTCGTCCACAAGGAGCCGCGTCGGATTTTGTCCGAAAACATCTCCCAATCGGCGAGCTTCAAAAACATCTTCGGAAACCGGGACCGCATTGACGACACCTATCTGGACTACCGCAACATCGAGGTGCTGGGCACCTCTCAGAAGGTGGGCGGCACAGACTGGTACATCGTCGTCGAGCAGGACCGCGAAGAGGCCTTCCAAAGTGTGGAAAAACTGAAAAACCAAGTCTATTTGACCCTTTTGCTGGCCGCCAGCAGCGCATTGTTACTGACCTGGGTGATTTCCTTCCACGTGGTGCGTCCGATCCGGGCGCTCAGCCGTTCGGCCCAGACCCTGGCCAATGCGGATGAAGATATCGGCGACATACCCGACGCCCGAACCAACCGCCAGGACGAAATCGGCCTCCTGTGCCGGGCGTTCACCGACATGGCGCTCAAGATCCGGGAGCGGCAGGACAACCTGGAACATCAGTTCAACCTCAAGGAGGCCGAACTGAAAGAGACCGGCCACACCCTCAAACAGTTCCAGCTCATCGCCGAACGATCGGAAAAGTTTGCCGCGCTGGGACGTCTGGGCGCCGCCGTGGCCCATGAAATCCGTACGCCCCTCACCTCGCTCAAGCTCTTCTTGGAGTCGGTCGAAGCCGAAATCGAAATTTCGCCTGAATACGCCGAAGATTTTACGGTGGCCATGGGACAAATCGCACGCATTGAAGCGGCCATCAACCGTCTACTCGAATTTACCAAGCCCAAGGATATGTTCTTTACGCGACTCGACGTCGGGCGCTTGATCACCGACGTGGTATCGATCATCAAGCCGCTGGCCAACAAACAGGAGTGTACGATTAAGATTGATGTCGAGGAGGCGTTGCCCCCTATTGACGCGGACCAGAAGTTGCTCGAAGAGGCCCTGATCAACCTGTTCATCAACGCCCTGGAGGCCATGCCCGATCACGGCCGCATTGCCGTATCGGCGGCACGGGACACCTTCGAAGCGGAAGGGGGCTTGCGTTCCTGTATCCGAATCGATATCTCGGATTCGGGCCAGGGGATTGCCGATCAACAGCTCGACCTGATTTTCGATCCGTTTTTCACCACCAAAGCGGCAGGAACCGGCCTGGGACTCCCTATGGTCCTCAATACCATCAAGCGTCATGGCGGTGAAATCCGGGTCTGCAACCAGGTCGGCGGTACCGTGTTTTCACTGTTTTTACCCATCACCGCCCCAACACCGGAAGCCTATGGAAAAGATTCTGCTCATTGA
- a CDS encoding PEP/pyruvate-binding domain-containing protein, which produces MAYYAHVSTGWKSLDSIIDHLRRGDNVVWQVDDIDAYRKLVSNFVNHAIANQERVVYMRFGRHGPLLEERPNLRIYTLNVAAGFESFSSEVHSIITREGKDIFYVFDSLSDLLHEWATDLMIVNFFFVTCPYLFELNTIAYFAILRNCHSFKAIARIRETTQILIDVYSYQRKLVVHPIKIQDRYSPTMFFPHIKERDQLVPVINSVEATQLFSHLLREKAVDAQRILDYWDRIFMQAESLVASQATPAEKMDKVEQLSRLVLSRNKRVLELIRRYMSLEDLLQIKERLIGTGFIGGKALGMLLSRNILIRDNGLNWPRILEHHDSFYIGSDVFYSYIVQNGWWKLFMAHKTREGYFSKAAELKENILRGTFPESIRERFQLMLEYFGQSPIIVRSSSLLEDAFGSAFAGKYDSFFCVNQASPDERYEKFEEAIKQIYASTMNEDALAYRLQRGLDQMDEQMAILVQRVSGANRKSYFFPEMAGVGLSHNPYVWKKNMDPAAGMLRIVMGLGTRAVNRVEDDYPRIVAMDDPVVKPLTGIWDLKKYSQHYVDYLNLEENELQTTALRQLLAKELEIHLESIAVRDTETHHYAGEGVRPDQDQWILTFDHFFTHTDFIPTMAAMLKRLEKAYTTPVEVEFTVNYDAAEEIQINLLQCRPFQTIGNHGHVALPEKVPAERIFIRTEGNFMGGNVSLPIAAIIWVDPAAYAALGMSEKYSVARLIGRLNRQVADRRTRTTMLMGPGRWGTKTPAMGVPVNFSEINHIDVLVEISYRAGSLIPDLSFGTHFFHDLTEANVFYAALYPERADVVFNPGWLDGRPNALSRFESGPEWIEEVVKVYLLEEKELILQSDVQTQKMICYRI; this is translated from the coding sequence ATGGCATACTACGCCCACGTCAGCACCGGTTGGAAGAGCCTGGACAGCATCATCGATCACCTGCGCCGCGGCGATAACGTGGTGTGGCAGGTGGACGACATCGATGCCTACCGCAAACTGGTCTCCAATTTCGTCAACCATGCCATCGCCAACCAGGAGCGGGTGGTCTACATGCGTTTCGGGCGACATGGACCACTGCTCGAAGAGCGCCCCAACCTGCGCATCTACACGCTGAATGTGGCCGCCGGTTTCGAATCCTTCTCTTCGGAGGTGCACAGTATCATCACCCGGGAGGGCAAAGACATCTTCTATGTCTTCGACTCGCTCTCCGACCTGCTGCACGAGTGGGCCACCGATCTGATGATCGTCAATTTCTTCTTCGTCACATGCCCCTATCTTTTCGAATTGAATACCATCGCCTATTTCGCGATATTGAGGAACTGCCATTCGTTCAAGGCCATCGCCCGTATCCGGGAGACAACCCAGATCCTCATCGATGTTTACAGCTACCAACGCAAACTGGTCGTCCATCCGATCAAGATCCAGGACCGCTACTCGCCCACCATGTTTTTCCCGCACATCAAGGAGCGCGACCAGCTCGTGCCGGTGATCAACAGCGTGGAAGCCACCCAGTTGTTCTCCCATCTGCTGCGCGAGAAAGCCGTGGATGCCCAGCGGATTCTGGATTACTGGGACCGCATCTTCATGCAGGCCGAAAGCCTGGTGGCATCCCAGGCCACCCCCGCCGAAAAAATGGACAAGGTCGAGCAACTCAGCCGCCTGGTGCTGAGCCGCAACAAACGGGTGCTGGAGCTGATCCGCCGCTACATGTCCCTGGAAGATTTGCTGCAGATCAAGGAGCGGTTGATCGGCACGGGTTTTATCGGCGGAAAGGCTTTGGGCATGCTGCTGTCGCGCAATATCCTGATCCGCGACAACGGCTTGAACTGGCCACGCATTTTAGAGCACCACGATTCGTTTTATATCGGATCGGATGTCTTCTACTCCTACATCGTTCAGAACGGCTGGTGGAAGCTGTTCATGGCCCACAAGACCCGGGAGGGATACTTTTCCAAGGCCGCCGAGTTGAAAGAGAATATCCTCAGGGGCACCTTTCCGGAAAGCATCCGTGAACGGTTTCAGCTCATGCTCGAATACTTCGGCCAGTCCCCGATAATCGTGCGCTCCAGCAGCCTTCTGGAAGACGCGTTCGGCAGCGCCTTTGCCGGCAAGTACGACAGCTTCTTCTGCGTAAACCAGGCCTCTCCCGACGAACGCTACGAGAAATTCGAAGAGGCCATCAAACAAATCTACGCCAGCACGATGAACGAGGATGCCCTGGCCTACCGTCTCCAACGCGGCCTCGATCAAATGGACGAGCAGATGGCCATCCTCGTGCAGCGCGTTTCGGGCGCAAATCGCAAAAGCTACTTCTTTCCCGAAATGGCCGGCGTGGGTCTCTCCCACAATCCCTATGTCTGGAAAAAGAACATGGACCCGGCGGCCGGCATGCTGCGCATCGTCATGGGGCTCGGCACCCGGGCGGTCAACCGGGTCGAGGACGACTATCCGCGCATCGTGGCCATGGACGATCCGGTGGTCAAACCGCTGACCGGCATCTGGGACCTTAAGAAGTATTCCCAGCACTACGTGGATTACCTCAACCTGGAGGAAAACGAGCTGCAGACCACCGCCCTGCGGCAGCTGCTGGCCAAAGAACTCGAGATCCATCTGGAATCCATCGCGGTCCGGGATACCGAAACCCACCATTATGCCGGTGAAGGGGTGCGGCCCGACCAGGACCAGTGGATTTTGACCTTTGACCATTTTTTCACCCACACCGACTTCATCCCGACCATGGCCGCCATGCTCAAGCGGCTGGAAAAGGCCTATACTACGCCCGTGGAGGTGGAATTCACCGTGAATTACGATGCAGCGGAGGAGATCCAGATCAACCTGCTGCAGTGCCGCCCCTTCCAGACCATCGGCAACCATGGCCATGTGGCCCTGCCGGAAAAAGTTCCCGCCGAAAGAATCTTTATTAGAACAGAGGGCAACTTCATGGGGGGCAACGTGTCCCTGCCCATCGCGGCCATCATTTGGGTCGACCCGGCCGCCTACGCGGCTTTGGGCATGTCGGAAAAATACAGCGTGGCCCGGTTGATCGGTAGACTCAACCGCCAGGTGGCCGACCGCCGCACCCGTACCACCATGCTCATGGGACCGGGCCGGTGGGGCACGAAAACGCCGGCCATGGGCGTTCCGGTGAATTTTTCGGAAATCAACCACATCGACGTCCTGGTGGAAATCAGCTATCGGGCCGGCAGCCTGATTCCCGACCTCTCCTTCGGCACCCATTTTTTTCATGATCTGACCGAAGCCAACGTCTTTTATGCAGCCCTTTATCCGGAAAGGGCGGATGTCGTCTTCAATCCAGGATGGCTCGATGGCCGGCCGAATGCCCTGTCCCGGTTCGAATCCGGCCCTGAATGGATTGAAGAGGTCGTGAAGGTGTATTTGCTGGAAGAAAAAGAGCTGATCCTTCAGTCGGATGTTCAAACCCAGAAAATGATCTGCTATCGGATTTGA
- the htpG gene encoding molecular chaperone HtpG, with amino-acid sequence MESKRQTHQFKTEVRQVLNLIINSLYSNKEIFLRELISNASDAIDKLRFKSQTELELLADDAEFKIKIKTDGIARTLEVSDNGIGMTFDEVMENIGTIAKSGTAGFMEMLKQAQSAEMLTPELIGQFGVGFYSAFMVAEKITLVTRAAGAPKDQAVRWESSGDGSFDIEATEKDKRGTTITLHLKQADKDEPDFTDQWQIRRIIKQHSDYVAYPIVMDVEKEVPLPDEAIIKDKDGKPIGETKRRVVEEETINSMKAIWAQPKDEVDDKTHEEFYKHLAHDWNPPLARLHMKLEGTTEYDMLLYIPSKAPFDLFQPERKHGVQLYCKRVFIMDDCKELVPEYLRFVKGVVDAPDLNLNVSREILQQDRLVMNIRNNLVKKVLDLLTDMSAEDYEKFYEEFGAVLKEGIYTDTNKRNTIASLARYKTTRSEGKWVSLDEYIKRMQPDQKEIYYITGDDLNALINSPLLEKLKDKSYEVLLMADPVDEWAMQALTEYDGKPFKSAEKGDLALDKVEEAKKEEFKALFGFIKGQLEAKVKEVKASDRLKESVACLSGEDYDMSAYMEKLMRAAGQKPPEVKRVLELNMDHPVMAKIKAVYENDRDNAVLKDYSQMLYDLAVIAEGGKLDDPGRFSRLVSTVMSQAID; translated from the coding sequence ATGGAAAGCAAACGACAGACCCACCAGTTCAAGACCGAAGTTCGTCAGGTTCTCAACCTCATCATCAATTCCCTCTATTCCAACAAGGAGATCTTCCTGCGGGAACTGATCTCCAACGCATCGGATGCCATCGACAAGCTGCGCTTCAAGTCCCAGACCGAGCTGGAGCTGCTGGCCGACGACGCCGAATTCAAAATCAAAATCAAGACCGATGGCATCGCCCGGACTCTCGAGGTCAGCGACAACGGCATCGGCATGACCTTTGACGAGGTCATGGAGAACATCGGCACCATCGCCAAGAGCGGAACGGCTGGTTTCATGGAGATGCTCAAGCAGGCCCAGAGCGCCGAAATGCTCACCCCCGAGCTCATCGGCCAATTCGGCGTCGGTTTCTACAGCGCCTTTATGGTGGCCGAAAAAATCACCTTGGTCACCCGCGCGGCCGGCGCGCCAAAAGATCAGGCCGTGCGCTGGGAGTCCAGCGGCGACGGCAGTTTCGATATCGAGGCCACCGAAAAGGACAAGCGCGGCACCACCATCACCTTGCACCTGAAGCAGGCGGACAAGGATGAGCCCGATTTTACCGATCAGTGGCAGATCCGCAGGATCATCAAGCAGCACTCCGATTACGTCGCCTACCCCATCGTGATGGACGTGGAAAAAGAGGTGCCCCTGCCCGACGAGGCGATCATCAAGGACAAGGACGGCAAGCCCATCGGCGAGACCAAACGGCGCGTGGTCGAAGAAGAGACCATCAACTCCATGAAGGCCATCTGGGCCCAACCCAAGGACGAGGTCGACGACAAGACCCACGAGGAGTTCTACAAGCACCTGGCCCACGACTGGAACCCGCCCCTGGCCCGGCTGCATATGAAGCTCGAAGGCACCACCGAGTACGACATGCTGCTTTACATCCCCTCAAAGGCGCCTTTCGACCTTTTTCAGCCCGAACGCAAACACGGTGTTCAGCTCTACTGCAAGCGGGTCTTCATCATGGACGACTGTAAGGAACTGGTGCCCGAATACCTGCGTTTCGTGAAAGGGGTGGTGGACGCCCCGGATCTGAACCTCAACGTGAGCCGCGAGATCCTGCAGCAGGACCGGCTGGTGATGAATATCCGCAACAATCTGGTCAAGAAGGTACTGGACCTGCTCACCGACATGTCGGCCGAGGACTATGAAAAATTTTACGAGGAGTTCGGCGCCGTTCTCAAGGAAGGCATTTATACCGACACCAACAAACGGAATACAATCGCATCGCTGGCGAGGTACAAGACCACCCGGTCCGAAGGCAAGTGGGTCTCCCTCGACGAATATATCAAGCGGATGCAGCCCGACCAGAAAGAGATCTACTACATCACCGGCGACGACCTCAACGCGTTGATCAACAGCCCGTTGCTGGAAAAGCTCAAGGACAAATCCTACGAAGTGCTGCTCATGGCCGATCCGGTGGACGAGTGGGCCATGCAGGCCCTGACCGAATATGACGGCAAGCCGTTCAAAAGCGCGGAAAAGGGTGATCTGGCGCTGGACAAGGTCGAAGAGGCCAAAAAGGAGGAGTTCAAGGCCCTCTTCGGTTTCATCAAGGGCCAGCTCGAAGCCAAGGTCAAAGAGGTCAAGGCCTCGGACCGCCTCAAGGAGTCGGTGGCCTGCCTCTCCGGCGAAGACTACGACATGAGCGCCTACATGGAGAAACTGATGCGCGCGGCCGGGCAGAAGCCGCCGGAGGTCAAACGGGTGCTGGAACTCAACATGGACCATCCGGTAATGGCCAAGATCAAAGCCGTGTATGAAAACGACCGCGACAATGCCGTATTGAAAGATTATAGTCAGATGCTCTACGACCTGGCCGTCATCGCCGAAGGCGGCAAACTCGACGACCCGGGCCGATTCTCGCGCCTGGTGAGTACGGTGATGAGCCAGGCTATAGACTAA
- a CDS encoding sigma-54-dependent transcriptional regulator, which yields MEKILLIDDDEGLNHFLSRFFKRKGYDVTSCLNGRTALETIAREPFDLILLDYKMPGQNGLDILKEIKSAQVKTPVVIMTAYGNTDTAIEAMKRGAYDYLNKPFERDELSRIVAEALELNRQMKEVVCLPDPATADASSAPKGALRIVGRSRTMQAVYKIIGQIAEKDVSVLISGESGTGKELVARAIYHHSRRKDNPFMAINCAAIPEHLFESELFGYEPGAFTGAQRTKIGKIERCDGGTCFLDEIGDMSMALQAKLLRVLQEGEFERVGGKETLKVDARIIAATNKELAQEVQNGRFREDLYWRLKVITIHLPPLRKRMEDIAELVDCFVLRFSREYAKPIRLVSEEVLELFRAYPWPGNVRELENCIRRAVILCAGDIITEDHIELQAFPQAHSAQIADRDQLMARLKEKLQDVLPDILRLSEEGVHANVIDMVEETIILKALEACGNNQVRAARMLGISRNTLRHRLKKYQRKDSRQA from the coding sequence ATGGAAAAGATTCTGCTCATTGACGACGACGAAGGCCTGAATCACTTTTTAAGCCGCTTTTTCAAGCGCAAGGGGTATGATGTCACCAGTTGCCTGAACGGCCGCACGGCGCTGGAAACCATCGCCAGGGAACCCTTCGATCTGATTCTGCTGGACTACAAGATGCCCGGACAAAACGGCCTGGACATCTTGAAGGAGATTAAGAGCGCCCAGGTAAAAACGCCGGTCGTGATCATGACCGCCTATGGCAACACGGATACGGCCATCGAGGCCATGAAGCGGGGGGCCTACGACTACTTGAACAAACCGTTCGAGCGAGACGAACTCAGCCGCATCGTAGCCGAGGCACTGGAACTCAACCGGCAGATGAAAGAGGTGGTCTGCCTGCCCGATCCGGCCACCGCCGATGCATCCAGTGCCCCAAAAGGCGCCTTGAGAATTGTGGGCCGCAGCAGGACCATGCAGGCGGTTTACAAAATCATCGGCCAGATCGCAGAAAAGGATGTTTCCGTGCTGATCAGCGGGGAGAGCGGTACGGGCAAGGAACTGGTCGCCCGAGCGATTTACCATCACAGCCGGCGAAAAGACAACCCCTTCATGGCCATCAATTGCGCGGCGATCCCCGAACATCTCTTTGAGAGCGAGCTCTTCGGCTATGAACCCGGCGCCTTCACCGGGGCTCAACGCACCAAGATCGGCAAGATCGAACGATGTGACGGCGGCACCTGCTTCCTGGACGAAATCGGCGACATGTCCATGGCCCTGCAGGCCAAACTGCTGCGCGTGCTGCAGGAAGGCGAATTCGAAAGGGTCGGCGGCAAGGAGACCCTCAAGGTGGATGCCCGCATCATTGCAGCCACCAACAAGGAACTGGCCCAGGAGGTCCAAAACGGCCGTTTCCGCGAAGATCTGTACTGGCGATTGAAGGTGATCACCATCCACCTGCCCCCTTTGCGAAAACGCATGGAGGATATCGCGGAATTGGTGGATTGCTTTGTCCTTCGGTTCAGCCGGGAATATGCCAAACCCATCCGGCTCGTATCCGAAGAGGTCCTGGAGCTGTTCCGCGCCTATCCGTGGCCGGGCAACGTGCGCGAACTGGAAAACTGCATCCGGCGGGCCGTGATTCTGTGCGCCGGCGACATTATCACCGAAGATCATATCGAATTGCAGGCATTTCCCCAAGCCCACTCGGCGCAAATCGCCGATCGCGACCAACTGATGGCGCGCCTGAAGGAGAAGCTGCAGGACGTGTTGCCGGATATCCTTCGCCTGTCGGAAGAAGGGGTCCATGCCAACGTCATCGATATGGTGGAAGAAACGATCATTTTGAAAGCCCTGGAAGCATGCGGCAACAACCAGGTCCGGGCGGCCCGAATGCTGGGCATCAGCCGCAACACGCTGCGTCACCGCCTCAAAAAATATCAGCGAAAAGACTCCCGCCAGGCCTAA